The Helicoverpa armigera isolate CAAS_96S chromosome 5, ASM3070526v1, whole genome shotgun sequence sequence CAAAACTACGTGATCCGAAAAACAAAGATGAGAACGCTGGATGGACTAAGATATCGGAAACATGTGAATCTATGTCTGTACCAACAAGTAGAAAAAGTGCTCATGACCCCAATGAATCTTTAACCACTGTGGAAACTAATCAATATCCTGTTATTGATACTTCAACATCAAAAGAAGCTGCTAGCGCGGTTGCCAATCACAACACGAATCTGCCAGATAAAGATATCCAAGCAAAATTGGATGCAATACCAGCAGCTTTATACAGTATTGATAGCAAAGCAAGTTGttcagatttgaaaaaacttttgaaTGCCAACCCTGTTGCTAATCCTAAACAATTACCTAAGAAATTAGGACCTGGCAATGAATCCAGatctaataaaacaaatagtaaaccACATTCATCGTCTATTAGTAATGATGTTGATAATTATTGTATGCCTATCATAACTTCTACGACGTCTTTAGCTGTGGTTCCTAATAAGGACCAGGAACAGTCTGGCCTTCAAAAGAGTACAGATACACCCGCACCAAGAATTAAAGTGAAGCCAGCTTCTGAGTTGATGTCTGAAAGAACTTTAAATTGTCTCATGAAAGAGCAATCACCGCCTGTTACAAGCACCATGATGGTAAGTCAAATTGATAATGTGTGGCCGCACAACCACTctgtaaatgtttttgttcCGAACATGGGACCGTCGCTGCACGTCACCAGCCAACCCTTACCAATAGTTGAAATGCCAGCTCATAATACGGGCTCTCCATCTCTATATCAAGTTATACCTACTTCTACACAATCAAACAGTAATGATGATTATGTTATATTGGATTCCACAGATTTACCGAACACTAAAACAGACTCGCCTTTTAGATATTTCAAAGATTTGTTGCAGATGCACAGTTTGATTTTATGGGATTCATGTCAATTATTACCCAAAGAATTTATTAGTATTATCAAATTCAAAGTTGTATTTAAACAAGACCATAAAAAAGAAGAACCGGTTATGCTTTGTCTCTCGTTTTTATGTCTtaagaatagtttttgtttgaagtttAAAGACAGAAATCAGCATAGCctggatataaataatatatccgCAAATTGGCAATGGGAGCTTCTTCAAATATATCGTGGAGATGTTAgcaaaaaagttttacaaaatgcTAGGAAATTCGGTAAAGAAACGTACGATTATACttacaatttcttttgtttgctCAATTCGATTAAGTGTCATAAGGTtcattcaaataattaatttgttttggcaTGATTGctcttttttgtattaaaaaaacctaaaatacaataaatgttAGGTTTCCTGGTCTAGTCAGTTGAAAATGCgagactttatttaaatttaaacatGGTGCGGTTATGCAAAATAGAAGCGTAGAAAGTCCTTTGCCTGTACTACGTTTTTGTGAGCCACCAAGACATCTTATTTTTAGTCTTTTGATAACTGCGAGCTCTAAGCTCAGTCACTAGAGGGTTCGGTTGACCTTCCAGCGTAGGTTTTTATATCCCACTATGTCTTGGCAACAAGTGTGTTGGTGGATCTCCTCCGTTTCAGGAGCCATTATTTAGGGTTCGTTGCACGCACATTGTTCTACTTTTGCTGACGGAGTCTTATAGTGTTATGTTGCCCCGTATTTTAAGCAATGAATTGTTTATGAGTAGGTACCCGGCTTGTTATCAACGGATGGATCCTAGTTCATTTCCTATTGGTTTTTGTAAAGATATCTCTTATTCTTGACATGTGGTTTCCATGTTCTATCGATGTGAAGCCTAGGCTATAATGTCTATGAGGATCATTTGGGGGAATATCAGTGCCGGATCAAGTAGGCATGTAACAATTTCAGCCAAGGGCCCTTGGCTTCGGTAAAAAGGCCAAAATTGACAAAAAGGCGAGAGCGAAGCGAGCAAGGTTTTTCCAGCAATTTTACGACTAAACCTCCTTTCagagttccgtacccaaagggaaaAACGTGATCATTACAGCTTTTGGCGTGAAATTCGGAGAGTAGGACTCTAtttagtgtttttgttttttatcacTTCCTCAAGCTCAAGAACATTTGTCGAGAGGCCATTGATGTTCTTCGTTGGTAGtgaaactacaaatataatctTGCTAAGTGATCGCACGAGCGCAGAGTACAGACATTTTAACAGATGCCTTCGTCCTTTTCGTAAACAGTCTAAAGTTGAATACCatatataatacctatttagATAGGTTAAgtttaatatgtatgttttttttttatttcatatacatATTGTCTCTAAGAAATAAACCAGTGTAGTAGTCTTAGTTTAATGTGTCATAATATCTTGATAAGCAATTGGGAGAAACAATAAGATATCTATGATTATagaaaagaaagtcgtgttagttacgctacatataactcaagaatggttGAGAGCTGAAAATAAGAAGGAAGATAGCTTAGACCTGGCAGAACAACATATGAGTTTTTTATCACCATCCAGCTAGGgtaagcagttatctcgggacgaaATGATGAAACAGCGAATGCTAGTCGGTACCCTTATTGATAAAAGAAACTTGGTTATTATAAGTTGTATATATCTACTCGACTTGTGACGATAGGCAATTTCATATCCTTAGTTGATGGTTGTTACGGTTTATCAGAAGCAAGTCTAACTGCAAGTAAATAAGTCTTTTTACAGTTGCCAAAATTATTCAAACTTGGGGCTGAGTTTTCTTGATGATTAAGTTGGTGAGAATTCAAATGGGGGTGTACTAAAAGAACAGTATTTTAACTGTTATGTCGGACATTGCTCTTGTTGTGTAGTTTTAAATTCTACTTCTTGTTGCATAACTACTTTTTACATGTTTGTGACTGAGCAATCTGTTTTAAGGTGTCCCCACAATTATCGAAGATCTACTCGACTTTCGCCGTCGGTTGGCGTCGTTTTAGAGCCGAGCCGATGCGAATGGTAGGTATTAGTAGCATTGTTCCTTGTTACGTAGACATGGGGCTTTTTTGACCGGTGTTAGCCCATTCCGCGGCGATAAATGTGGGGAGACCCTTactaaattttcattttttatttttcagtagaaCTAAGTTATAGTTTTCTTTGTATTGTGTGACAGCCTTAGTTTTGTAAAAATAGATTGTAACCTTTGGCTGAAGCAACAATTAGTGATAACTAAATGTTTATGATACGTTACTTGttatacaagtaggtactttaagttttatgttatctGTTCTATATCTCTAAATGTAATtagttacatatttacaatattgtcaaaaggtacctaataaattcagaaaagttttaaaatgcgtttttttttacagtaagCTAGGTTGGGTATATGTTGGAATACCAGTTGAATGAAAATGCAACATAATAAAAGACGTATTCTCATGCACACAAACCATGAGAAATACACATGTATTCAGAATGTTCATGTACTTGGTAaggtatacaaaaaataacaacacaatgttttttggattttattgcCTAAGtctaatttgtttattaaagttttttttatcccAGTGTCCAAATGGATGGAACGTCTAACAAAACGTCTTGTGGTGGTGAATGCTTGTGGAACATAAAGTATCCTTGAATTTGGGCAGGGCTCACCACTTTCTTATGCTCCAAcaccctaaaaaaataaaaagttaggtACTCAAAACTTTCTACAACCAAGGGTATTTACATAGGATGTTACAAAAATGCCTTCGTGGGTTAACAAGCCTCTTATAGAGTCaatatacaaaacatattttaatgttttgcgTAGAAATTTCTTTGAACTTTTGTCcactatatataaaaaagttaaattgaaATACATAAAGAAGCTAGTCCTTACTTTCTTGCAAAAGTTTTTGCGTGTTCTGGTGCTTCTTCTCCtttataaaatcttaaaaacatGAGCTCTATTTGGTCTTGATCACAATAGCCTACAAACTCCTTCATATCAACTCTGCCTGGTCTAATCAAAGCAGGATCCAGCCTGAAAAAAATCTGGATTATGACTGTGGATGTTCAATATGCTTCGCTTATTATCACAACAGAATTGCTTGCCTTCTGTTACCTACCTCTCTAAATAATTTGTAGTCATGAACACTATTCTGGCTTCAGTAGAGGCAACACCATCAAGACAATTGAGAAGCCCACTAAATGTTACGCGATTGAGACCTTCATATGCAGACTTTTGTGCAGCTGTATCTTCTCGAGAAACAAAGGCAGCATCAACATcttctaataatattattgactgCTGTGGTGCAACACTGAAATTCAATTGTACttaagaaacattatttttgtaacctTGGTATAATGCTGCAGAGCCAGTATGAACTCTATAATACTAAGTCAAGGCACAAGGCCGATGGTGGATATTATTAGTATTGTAGGCTGACAGTATTTGTGGTAGTGGGCCgctattttcatgcttttatagcACGCCGCTCAGCATAAACTGGCAATATTTATAGCagcctttattttatattccttCTTTCAATAACATGCATGACGGTAACTGGTGCTGGTTtggtatgaaaaataaattattttataaaaggtaTTTAGTGGTTACATACCTCAAAAGATGGTTTAGCCTGTCATCAGTGAGTCCTCTTTCAGACAAATTAAGTACACAAATATTGTATTCTAATTCTCCTGCTAAAGCCATAATGtatgatgatttcccacatCCAGGTGGACCATACAGCAAGTAACCTGGAAATTGATAAACAGAATCAGAAAAATGCTACATTATATACACCTGCTCATGACAGATATACAACCGATATCTTGGTATGAGAAGCGGTTAGCCCAGCTTGCaagtgtatattttaatttactgaaaTCTCGAAAGATTTACTATTTACCTCTTCTATATGGTATTCCTCTGTCAGTATACCAATTTGGGTTGTTGATGAAGTCCAAACAGTCATTTAGAATTTTATCTGCTAAGCCAGCCCGTAGCACTACGCTGTGAAGTGGGCGTCTTCTTCTAGGATGTCCAAATGGACGCCATTCGGAGCCCATAGCTGTGTACATAACTGTCATACCTTCATGCTGTTTTAGAGCCATTGTTCTAGCTGTAACAGGAATAATGGTACTGATGTAAGTTTTGAAATAATGAAGTCATAAATTCTACCTCAATTATTATGTAACAGGTATGCAATACCATTACCTTCTTCTAAGATGTTGTAATATAACTCCTTATTTCTTCCAAATGCTGTTAAGGTAACCGTTTCCCATGGCACTCCCATATGGAGATCTAATGTGTGCTGTTCTCTGGTACGGTCAACTTTTATCCATGTGCCACCATACCTGAAAATAACTATATGATAAAATTTGGGTGGAGACCAAATTGCTCTGTATTAAGTGAAATCTCGACGACTTACTTAAAGAAATGTTGACCAACGCTaggaataaaattgtatttggtttttatttggCCAGTGTCTTTTTGTTGGAAAGACGTTTCTACACTCAAGTGTTGAGTCTGTCTAGCACCCTTGTGGGTTATCCATTGCAACAACCACTGGTAGGACTTGTCTCTACACGGGACTTCAAGTGTGATCATACAATGCCTCCGAAACAGTATCATAGACGTCTGCACACCTCTTCGTAGTAACGCTGCACCGGCGCCGATACCAAACAAACCAAATCCAGCACCAAAATATGGATTTTGTGACAATGAAGCGATATAATCCGCGATCGCCATATTTCCTTTATTACAGGTTTATCATAAATAAAGAAgcaagtttcatttaaattaaatctttcgATTTTTCACATTAACACTAATTCATCAATGCCCTTTTCTGACGCTGACAACTATTTGttgattttgacattgacaATCAGCTGTTTGAAATATGTTGCTATCATTAATAAttgaatgaattaaaaatatttattccttGGTACAGTATTTTGTATCTGCAATTCTAATATTGCATATATTCAAACATAGTTTTTATACGCATTACACTATAAACTGGGATGATCTACGTGGAAGTGCGTAGGCACTTATTCTCGGTCACGGATTCTGTTCTCACATAAGGCGATTAGCCACCTGCGCAGGACTctagcatttgcgcagacacaggtgaaCTCACTATCCCTTTATGTAGCCCGAGGCCCGATGGGaaggtaatccgacacgaccggtgagagatcaggcgcaggaccgttATTTACGTTaccatttacgtgctctccgacgCACGGCGAATCAATTACCAActtccaggggcccgattctcctaagttaataatgtcaaaatcgaatagaaatctaatcgcaatatgatcgcaatagcagttttaaccatatcgggcattctgctactaataaaagaccaatcgtattcgattgacatttgattggtgtgcgattggtctgctat is a genomic window containing:
- the LOC110371416 gene encoding mitochondrial chaperone BCS1, which produces MAIADYIASLSQNPYFGAGFGLFGIGAGAALLRRGVQTSMILFRRHCMITLEVPCRDKSYQWLLQWITHKGARQTQHLSVETSFQQKDTGQIKTKYNFIPSVGQHFFKYGGTWIKVDRTREQHTLDLHMGVPWETVTLTAFGRNKELYYNILEEARTMALKQHEGMTVMYTAMGSEWRPFGHPRRRRPLHSVVLRAGLADKILNDCLDFINNPNWYTDRGIPYRRGYLLYGPPGCGKSSYIMALAGELEYNICVLNLSERGLTDDRLNHLLSVAPQQSIILLEDVDAAFVSREDTAAQKSAYEGLNRVTFSGLLNCLDGVASTEARIVFMTTNYLERLDPALIRPGRVDMKEFVGYCDQDQIELMFLRFYKGEEAPEHAKTFARKVLEHKKVVSPAQIQGYFMFHKHSPPQDVLLDVPSIWTLG